A genome region from Coffea arabica cultivar ET-39 chromosome 7e, Coffea Arabica ET-39 HiFi, whole genome shotgun sequence includes the following:
- the LOC140011398 gene encoding uncharacterized protein, which yields MDNKNREATSDWMAKKLIAVIRTYPNLSRKGIEVEMLKYGVHPSKQQMYRAKQKAREEIEGTHSESYSKLPKYVVLLRQHNPGSVCKIHYYRPNLLVEPRIMRLFISFKGQKDGFLDGCRSFVGFDGCHLKGSFGGVLLAAVTLDGNNSIFPIAFAIVEVENKETWSWFFHFFEEFFGPFDNNRPLTIMSDRQKGLNIAYEQLLPSAIGRYCCRHICMNFKSQFPGVLLSTFFWQAAKSYDAIGFTEAMQRIKDMNIEAWRTYPRFQFLLGLDMLSQQI from the exons ATGGATAATAAAAATCGTGAGGCCACCTCTGACTGGATGGCCAAAAAACTGATAGCTGTGATAAGAACCTATCCTAACTTGTCAAGAAAGGGCATAGAAGTTGAGATGCTAAAATATGGTGTGCATCCTAGCAAACAACAAATGTATAGAGCCAAACAAAAGGCAAGAGAAGAGATTGAAGGCACACATTCAGAATCATATAGTAAACTGCCCAAATATGTTGTGCTTCTTAGGCAACATAATCCTGGTAGTGTTTGTAAGATTCATTATTACAGACCAAATCTACTAGTTGAACCAAGAATCATGAGACTTTTTATTAGCTTTAAAGGTCAGAAAGATGGATTTTTAGATGGTTGTAGATCCTTTGTTGGATTTGATGGATGTCATTTGAAAGGTAGTTTTGGTGGAGTATTGCTGGCTGCTGTTACATTGGATGGTAATAACAGCATATTTCCCATTGCTTTTGCTATTGTTGAAGTAGAAAACAAAGAGACTTGGAGTtggttctttcatttctttgaaGAATTCTTTGGACCATTCGATAACAACCGTCCCTTAACTATCATGAGTGACAGACAAAAG GGGTTAAACATTGCATATGAACAGCTGCTGCCATCTGCAATTGGAAGATACTGTTGCAGACATATTTGCATGAACTTCAAGTCTCAATTCCCTGGAGTGTTACTGAGTACCTTCTTTTGGCAAGCTGCTAAGAGTTATGATGCAATTGGATTTACTGAAGCAATGCAAAGAATCAAGGACATGAATATAGAAGCATGGAGGACTTATCCAAGATTCCAGTTTCTGCTTGGGCTAGACATGCTTTCTCAACAAATATGA